A single region of the Musa acuminata AAA Group cultivar baxijiao chromosome BXJ1-11, Cavendish_Baxijiao_AAA, whole genome shotgun sequence genome encodes:
- the LOC135596952 gene encoding phospholipase D zeta 1-like isoform X1, which yields MPWMSMMLSFMFKWVSGIQLSKMMLLELVSVSRIDVLIEDKEFVESLMDGQSWKAGNFSRSLRLSLWLEHLGPVLDRSIRFRILSPMQHTGTSGWRLLRLTPRSTVMSFHVSPMILSTPGTILCFSFPIIFHATFFWTTSNIFRSAFRQSTNYCKEKIGHTTIDLGIALEKLEAYQNGDIKNTDPMERVQSVRGHLVSFPLDFAHVQRGSEAGFHQR from the exons atgCCATGGATGTCCATGATGTTGAGCTTTATGTTTAAGTGGGTTTCAGGCATCCAACTGTCAAAAATGATGTTGCTGGAGCTTGTTTCAGTTAGTCGG ATCGATGTGCTTATAGAAGATAAAGAATTTGTTGAATCACTTATGGATGGACAATCATGGAAAGCTGGAAATTTTTCTCGTAGTCTTCGCCTCTCACTGTGGCTGGAACACCTGGGTCCCGTGTTGGACAG ATCAATCAGATTCAGGATCCTGTCGCCGATGCAACATACAGGGACATCCGGATGGCGACTGCTAAG ACTAACACCACGATCTACCGTGATGTCTTTTCATGTGTCCCCAATGATCCTATCCACTCCAGGTACTATTTTATGCTTCAGCTTTCCTATTATATTTCATGCTACTTTCTTTTGGACAACATCAAATATCTTCAGATCTGCTTTCCGGCAAAGCACCAACTACTGCAAGGAGAAAATTGGGCATACAACCATCGATTTAGGAATTGCTCTCGAGAAGCTGGAGGCCTATCAGAATGGAGACATCAAAAACACGGATCCAATGGAGAGAGTACAGTCAGTGAGAGGTCACCTTGTTTCTTTTCCTTTGGATTTTGCACATGTGCAACGAGGATCTGAGGCCGGGTTTCATCAAAGGTGA
- the LOC135596952 gene encoding phospholipase D zeta 1-like isoform X2, whose protein sequence is MPSDQLSLEGDHRYVKMQSEPPIAVPSSRSFRLQEHPRIFDELPKADIVSVSRPDARDISPMLLSYTVEFRYKQFKWRLVKKASQVLCLHLTLEKRAFIEELHEKQEQVKEWLQNLGLGERVTPIVQDDKPVTLAQEENLSAKSRDIPSSAALPIIRPSLGRQHSVSDRAKVAMQGYLNHFLGSFDIVNSQEVCKFLEVSRLIVFV, encoded by the exons ATGCCCTCCGATCAGTTGTCGCTGGAAGGGGACCACCGGTACGTGAAGATGCAGTCCGAACCGCCTATCGCAGTGCCGTCGTCGCGTTCCTTCCGGCTGCAGGAACACCCGCGGATCTTTGACGAATTGCCCAAGGCGGACATCGTATCTGTGTCCCGGCCCGACGCCAGAGACATCAGCCCCATGCTCCTCTCCTACACCGTCGAATTCCGTTACAAGCAG TTCAAATGGCGCTTAGTAAAGAAAGCCTCACAAGTATTATGCCTACATCTTACTTTGGAGAAGCGTGCATTTATTGAAGAACTTCATGAGAAGCAGGAACAG GTCAAAGAGTGGCTCCAAAATCTTGGTCTTGGTGAGCGTGTCACGCCTATTGTGCAAGATGATAAGCCTGTTACTTTAGCACAAGAGGAGAACTTGTCTGCTAAAAGCAG AGATATACCTTCTAGTGCTGCACTGCCAATAATCCGGCCATCACTGGGGAGACAGCATTCTGTTTCTGACAGGGCAAAAGTGGCTATGCAAGGGTATCTGAATCATTTTCTGGGGAGCTTTGATATTGTAAATTCTCAAGAG GTTTGCAAGTTCTTGGAGGTCTCAAGGCTAATCGTTTTTGTCTGA